A portion of the Sabethes cyaneus chromosome 3, idSabCyanKW18_F2, whole genome shotgun sequence genome contains these proteins:
- the LOC128741817 gene encoding alpha-aminoadipic semialdehyde synthase, mitochondrial, producing the protein MLRIIKCRESLSPRLFSRAKHTGKVIAIRREDQSVWERRASFSPAMVKKLIKNGVKVIVQPSNRRAYPMQAYLNAGATVQEDISEASVIFGVKQVPVDSLIPQKTYCFFSHTIKAQESNMPLLDACLEKHIRLVDYEKLMDRNGARLVAFGKYAGVAGMVNILHGLGLRLLALGHHTPFMHVGPAHNYRNSSMARQAVRDCGYEIALGMMPKSIGPLTFIFTGSGNVSQGAQEVFQELPIEYVPTEALRKVAEHGSQNKLYACEVSRADHLERQDGGGFDPVEYDQYPERYISTFNKTVAPYASVIVNGIYWAVGSPKLITIPDAKNLLRPANTPWLPTSSGAPALPHRMLAICDISADPGGSIEFMNECTTIDTPFCLYDADRNKDMKSFKGPGVLVCSIDNMPTQLPREATDFFGDLLYPYALDILQSDASKPLEEHNFCQPVEGAIICSNGKLTPSYEYINELRESNNKSRHKTEGCSTSRKRVLVLGAGFVSAPLVEYLHRESNVSIKVGSQIKEEADRLAYRYDGIESVYINVQDESANLQNLCEESDIVISLLPYSLHGLIAKHCVAGKTHLVTASYLNDDIKNLDESAKEAGVTLMNEVGLDPGIDHLLALECFQEVQEKGGTIESFVSFCGGLPAPEHSDNPLRYKFSWSPRGVLLNTLSAAKYLSKGQVVEISGGGELMTAPRELEFLPGFALEGFPNRDSTKYKSLYGLTNVHTLLRGTIRYKGFSDSIKPMQLLGLIDPNVHPMLHPKGPEITWRQLIINLLGLVDADIFYDNLKNKLAERVGNIDGIIDLGLLEDTPVFKMGTPLDTLSHYLSKKLAFDDSERDLVILRHDVGIRWSDGRREERGINFVAYGQPATQGGHSAMAVTVGFPAAIAAKMILDGEIQQRGVVLPFSSDIYRTMLARLENEGLVATTTSKFL; encoded by the exons ATGCTTCGAATTATCAAATGTCGAGAGAGCTTATCGCCAAGACTGTTCAGTCGGGCAAAACAT ACAGGCAAGGTGATTGCTATCCGTCGTGAGGATCAGTCAGTATGGGAACGACGAGCCTCTTTCAGTCCAGCAATGGTGAAGAAGTTGATTAAAAATGGTGTCAAAGTGATAGTCCAGCCATCAAATCGTCGAGCCTACCCGATGCAG GCCTACCTCAATGCTGGCGCCACGGTCCAGGAGGACATCAGTGAGGCATCCGTCATATTTGGCGTTAAACAGGTGCCAGTAGACTCACTAATTCCACAGAAAACGTACTGCTTCTTCTCACATACCATAAAGGCACAAGAATCGAATATGCCGTTGCTGGACGCTTGCCTGGAGAAGCACATCCGTTTGGTTGACTACGAGAAGCTAATGGACCGCAATGGAGCACGTCTGGTAGCTTTCGGTAAATACGCCGGAGTCGCCGGTATGGTTAACATTCTGCACGGTCTTGGTCTACGCCTGTTGGCTTTAGGCCATCATACTCCGTTTATG CACGTGGGTCCTGCTCATAATTATCGAAACTCTTCGATGGCACGTCAAGCTGTGCGAGATTGTGGCTATGAAATTGCTTTAGGGATGATGCCGAAATCAATTGGACCCTTGACGTTTATTTTCACCGGATCCGGTAACGTATCTCAGGGAGCCCAAGAAGTATTCCAAGAACTGCCAATTGAATACGTTCCGACGGAAGCACTACGCAAGGTAGCTGAACATGGCAGTCAAAATAAGTTATACGCTTGTGAGGTAAGTCGAGCCGATCATTTGGAACGACAGGATGGAGGTGGGTTTGATCCCGTAGAATATGATCAGTATCCAGAGCGATACATTTCGACATTTAACAAAACGGTTGCTCCATACGCTTCGGTTATTGTGAACGGGATATACTGGGCTGTTGGATCACCAAAGCTAATTACTATTCCCGATGCGAAAAATCTTTTGCGGCCCGCAAATACTCCGTGGTTACCGACAAGCTCAGGAGCACCGGCTCTGCCGCATCGGATGTTAGCGATCTGTGATATTTCTGCGGATCCTGGAGGCTCCATTGAGTTTATGAATGAATGCACAACAATCGACACACCGTTTTGTTTGTACGATGCTGATCGTAACAAAGATATGAAAAGTTTCAAAGGACCAGGTGTCCTTGTTTGCTCTATCGACAACATGCCCACGCAGCTACCAAGAGAAGCGACGGATTTCTTCGGCGATCTCTTATATCCATACGCGCTAGATATTCTGCAAAGCGATGCTTCTAAACCACTAGAAGAACATAACTTTTGCCAACCCGTTGAAGGAGCAATAATTTGTAGTAATGGAAAACTTACGCCGTCTTATGAATATATCAACGAACTTCGCGAAAGCAATAATAAATCACGACATAAGACTGAAGGCTGTTCTACGAGCAGGAAGCGTGTTCTAGTTTTAGGAGCAGGTTTTGTTTCTGCGCCTCTCGTTGAATATTTACATCGTGAATCTAATGTCAGTATTAAAGTGGGGTCTCAGATCAAGGAGGAGGCTGACCGGCTAGCCTACCGCTACGACGGAATTGAATCGGTTTACATTAATGTACAAGATGAAAGTGCTAATTTGCAAAACCTATGCGAAGAGAGCGACATTGTTATTTCATTGTTACCATATTCGCTGCACGGATTAATTGCTAAACATTGCGTTGCTGGGAAAACGCATCTGGTGACTGCAAGTTATCTAAATGATGACATTAAGAATCTGGACGAGAGTGCAAAGGAAGCTGGAGTAACGCTAATGAACGAAGTTGGACTGGACCCTGGAATTGATCATCTTCTTGCTCTGGAATGTTTCCAAGAAGTTCAGGAGAAAGGTGGTACCATTGAATCGTTTGTCAGTTTCTGCGGAGGATTGCCAGCTCCAGAACATTCCGACAATCCATTGCGTTATAAATTTTCATGGTCACCAAGGGGTGTTTTGCTCAACACATTGTCAGCAGCCAAATATTTGAGCAAGGGACAAGTGGTAGAGATTTCTGGAGGAGGAGAATTGATGACTGCCCCACGTGAGCTCGAATTTTTACCAGGTTTCGCACTAGAAGGATTTCCGAATCGAGATTCTACAAAGTATAAATCATTGTATGGACTCACTAATGTCCACACTCTGCTCAGAGGCACTATTCGTTACAAAGGATTTTCTGACAGCATTAAACCAATGCAACTTTTGGGATTGATTGATCCCAATGTTCATCCAATGCTACATCCCAAAGGTCCCGAGATCACTTGGCGGCAATTGATTATCAATTTGCTGGGTTTGGTTGACGCCGACATCTTCTAcgataatttaaaaaacaagTTGGCAGAAAGAGTTGGTAACATTGATGGAATCATTGATTTGGGATTGTTGGAAGACACACCAGTTTTTAAAATGGGAACACCTTTGGATACACTTAGTCACTATCTCTCGAAGAAATTAGCTTTTG ATGACAGTGAACGTGACTTGGTCATCTTACGGCATGATGTTGGCATTCGCTGGAGTGACGGGCGACGAGAAGAACGCGGAATAAATTTTGTAGCTTATGGCCAACCGGCGACCCAGGGTGGTCACTCAGCAATGGCAGTCACAGTTGGTTTTCCTGCGGCCATAGCAGCTAAGATGATTTTAGACG GTGAAATTCAGCAACGTGGTGTAGTCCTTCCGTTTTCGTCAGATATTTACCGCACGATGCTCGCACGATTGGAAAACGAAGGTCTAGTAGCAACAACGACATCGAAATTTCTGTGA